In Carassius auratus strain Wakin unplaced genomic scaffold, ASM336829v1 scaf_tig00024173, whole genome shotgun sequence, the following are encoded in one genomic region:
- the atp5mf gene encoding ATP synthase F(0) complex subunit f, mitochondrial: MADKPVALAQKKLMDVKLGQLPSWLGTRDFTPNGLLGSVRGGYERYYNKYINVRKGGIGGVAMFLAGYIALSYLWEYDHIKHDRWRKYH, encoded by the exons ATGGCGGATAAACCAG TGGCCCTGGCCCAGAAGAAGCTCATGGACGTCAAGCTCGGACAGCTGCCATCGTGGCTGGGAACAAGAGACTTCACCCCAAATGGACTTCTTGGTAGTGTTCGTGGAG GATACGAGAGATACTACAACAAATACATCAATGTGAGGAAAGGTGGCATTGGTGGAGTTGCCATGTTCCTTGCTGGTTACATTGCCCTGAGCTACCTCTGGGAATACGATCACATCA AGCACGACCGGTGGAGGAAGTACCACTGA
- the cpsf4 gene encoding cleavage and polyadenylation specificity factor subunit 4 isoform X2, which yields MQELIACVDHIKFDLEIAVEQQLGAQPLPFPGMDKSGAAVCEFFMRAACMKGGMCPFRHISGEKSVVCKHWLRGLCKKGDQCEFLHEYDMTKMPECYFYSKFGECSNKECPFLHIDPESKIKDCPWYDRGFCKHGPDCRHRHTRRVICVNYLVGFCPEGKSCKFMHPRFELPMGATEQPPLPQQAQSQQKQNMQPTNRSSHSLIQLTNTNVNNNQRMPNAVGIMHSNNMGGPRGPRPLDQVTCYKCGEKGHYANKCSKGHLAFLSGQ from the exons ATGCAGGAATTAATCGCGTGTGTCGACCACATCAAGTTTGATCTTGAAATCGCTGTCGAACAACAGTTGGGCGCTCAGCCCCTGCCTTTCCCAGGAATGGACA AGTCTGGAGCAGCTGTGTGCGAGTTCTTCATGAGAGCCGCCTGTATGAAAG GTGGAATGTGTCCTTTCAGACACATCAGTGGAGAAAAGAGCGTGGTGTGCAAACACTGGCTGAGGGGCTTATGCAAGAAAGGAGACCAATGTGAATTTTTACATGAGTATGATATGACAAAGATGCCTGAATGTTATTTCTACTCTAAATTTG ggGAGTGCAGTAATAAAGAGTGTCCATTTTTGCACATTGACCCAGAATCTAAGATTAAAGATTGCCCCTGGTATGATAGGGGCTTTTGTAAGCATG GTCCAGATTGCAGGCACAGACACACAAGAAGAGTCATCTGTGTAAATTACCTTGTTGGCTTCTGCCCGGAGGGCAAGTCATGCAAATTTATGCA CCCAAGATTTGAACTCCCCATGGGCGCAACTGAACAGCCACCATTACCACAACAGGCTCAGTCTCAGCAGAAG CAAAACATGCAGCCCACAAACCGGTCCTCACACTCACTCATCCAGTTAACCAATACCAATGTCAACAACAACCAGAGAATGCCGAATGCTGTTGGGATAATGCACTCTAACAACATGGGTGGACCTCGCGGTCCCCGTCCACTGGATCAAGTTACGTGTTACAAG tgCGGTGAGAAGGGCCATTACGCAAACAAATGCTCAAAAGGACACCTGGCGTTTTTGAGTGGACAGTAA
- the cpsf4 gene encoding cleavage and polyadenylation specificity factor subunit 4 isoform X1: MQELIACVDHIKFDLEIAVEQQLGAQPLPFPGMDKSGAAVCEFFMRAACMKGGMCPFRHISGEKSVVCKHWLRGLCKKGDQCEFLHEYDMTKMPECYFYSKFGECSNKECPFLHIDPESKIKDCPWYDRGFCKHGPDCRHRHTRRVICVNYLVGFCPEGKSCKFMHPRFELPMGATEQPPLPQQAQSQQKQQNMQPTNRSSHSLIQLTNTNVNNNQRMPNAVGIMHSNNMGGPRGPRPLDQVTCYKCGEKGHYANKCSKGHLAFLSGQ; the protein is encoded by the exons ATGCAGGAATTAATCGCGTGTGTCGACCACATCAAGTTTGATCTTGAAATCGCTGTCGAACAACAGTTGGGCGCTCAGCCCCTGCCTTTCCCAGGAATGGACA AGTCTGGAGCAGCTGTGTGCGAGTTCTTCATGAGAGCCGCCTGTATGAAAG GTGGAATGTGTCCTTTCAGACACATCAGTGGAGAAAAGAGCGTGGTGTGCAAACACTGGCTGAGGGGCTTATGCAAGAAAGGAGACCAATGTGAATTTTTACATGAGTATGATATGACAAAGATGCCTGAATGTTATTTCTACTCTAAATTTG ggGAGTGCAGTAATAAAGAGTGTCCATTTTTGCACATTGACCCAGAATCTAAGATTAAAGATTGCCCCTGGTATGATAGGGGCTTTTGTAAGCATG GTCCAGATTGCAGGCACAGACACACAAGAAGAGTCATCTGTGTAAATTACCTTGTTGGCTTCTGCCCGGAGGGCAAGTCATGCAAATTTATGCA CCCAAGATTTGAACTCCCCATGGGCGCAACTGAACAGCCACCATTACCACAACAGGCTCAGTCTCAGCAGAAG CAGCAAAACATGCAGCCCACAAACCGGTCCTCACACTCACTCATCCAGTTAACCAATACCAATGTCAACAACAACCAGAGAATGCCGAATGCTGTTGGGATAATGCACTCTAACAACATGGGTGGACCTCGCGGTCCCCGTCCACTGGATCAAGTTACGTGTTACAAG tgCGGTGAGAAGGGCCATTACGCAAACAAATGCTCAAAAGGACACCTGGCGTTTTTGAGTGGACAGTAA
- the bud31 gene encoding protein BUD31 homolog has translation MPKVKRSRKPPPDGWELIEPTLDELDQKMREVETDPHEGKRKVESLWPIFRLHHQRSRYIFDLFYKRKAISRELYEYCIREGYADKNLIAKWKKQGYENLCCLRCIQTRDTNFGTNCICRVPKSKLEVGRIIECTHCGCRGCSG, from the exons ATGCCTAAGGTGAAAAGGAGTAGGAAACCACCTCCAGATGGCTGGGAGCTCATAGAGCCGACTCTTGACGAGCTGGACCAGAAAATGCGCGAAG ttGAGACCGATCCTCACGAGGGCAAGCGGAAGGTCGAGTCTCTCTGGCCGATCTTCAGACTTCATCACCAGCGCAGCCGCTACATCTTCGACCTCTTCTACAAGAGGAAGGCCATCAGTCGAG AGCTTTATGAATATTGCATCAGAGAGGGCTATGCAGACAAGAATCTGATTGCCAAATGGAAAAAACAGGGCTATGAAAATCTGTGCTGTCTGCGGTGCATTCAGACGCGCGACACAAACTTCGGGACAAACTGCATCTGCAGAGTTCCCAAGAGCAAGCTGGAAGTG GGTCGTATCATTGAGTGCACTCACTGTGGATGCAGAGGATGTTCTGGATGA